A window of the Paraburkholderia sp. ZP32-5 genome harbors these coding sequences:
- the tcuB gene encoding tricarballylate utilization 4Fe-4S protein TcuB, producing MQPLDDLIHDAAMTAAGVREQPITFRSQTQILQGECTDNESEVARVMQICNACRYCEGFCAVFPAMNRRLAFSKADVHYLANLCHNCGACLHACQYAPPHEFGVNVPQAMAKVRVDTYADFAWPRPFGELYRHNGLTVALALAGGLALFLALAAGIGGGWLREPLAGNFYAVFPHNLLAQMFGAVFLYVILALGIGVTRFWRGITPGSASGAAVAEAAHDALRLRYLGGGHGKGCNNEDDSFSLARRRFHHLTFYGFMLCFAATCVGTLYDYLLDYPAPYPFFSVPVLLGTLGGLGLLIGPAGLLWLNLRRDARQGDPNQRPMDRGFIALLLLTAATGLLLLVMRDSTAMSLLLAVHLGIVMGLFLTLPYGKFAHGIFRSAALLKYSIEKRQPSNLQLKSD from the coding sequence ATGCAGCCGCTTGACGACCTGATCCACGACGCCGCAATGACGGCCGCCGGCGTACGCGAGCAGCCGATCACCTTCCGCTCGCAGACGCAGATTCTGCAAGGCGAGTGCACGGACAACGAAAGCGAAGTCGCGCGCGTGATGCAGATCTGCAATGCGTGCCGCTATTGCGAGGGCTTCTGCGCGGTGTTTCCGGCGATGAACCGGCGCCTCGCATTCAGCAAGGCCGACGTCCACTATCTGGCGAATCTGTGCCACAACTGCGGGGCCTGCCTGCATGCGTGCCAGTACGCGCCGCCGCACGAATTCGGCGTCAACGTGCCGCAAGCGATGGCGAAGGTTCGCGTCGACACCTACGCCGATTTCGCGTGGCCGCGACCGTTCGGCGAGCTGTATCGACACAACGGGCTGACGGTCGCGTTGGCGCTCGCCGGTGGCCTCGCGTTGTTCCTCGCGTTGGCGGCGGGCATCGGCGGAGGCTGGTTGAGGGAACCGCTCGCGGGCAACTTCTATGCGGTGTTTCCGCACAACCTGCTCGCGCAGATGTTCGGCGCGGTGTTTCTGTATGTGATCCTCGCGCTGGGCATCGGCGTCACGCGCTTCTGGCGCGGCATCACGCCGGGCTCGGCAAGCGGCGCGGCGGTGGCCGAAGCCGCGCACGACGCGCTGCGCCTGCGCTATCTCGGCGGTGGTCACGGCAAGGGCTGCAACAACGAGGACGACTCGTTCTCGCTTGCGCGCCGGCGCTTCCATCATCTGACGTTCTACGGCTTCATGCTGTGCTTCGCGGCGACCTGTGTGGGCACGCTGTACGACTATCTGCTGGACTACCCCGCACCGTATCCGTTCTTCAGTGTGCCGGTGCTGCTGGGCACGCTCGGCGGCCTCGGGCTGCTGATCGGGCCGGCCGGTTTGCTGTGGCTCAATCTGCGGCGCGACGCGCGTCAGGGTGACCCGAACCAGCGTCCGATGGATCGCGGCTTTATCGCGTTGCTGCTGCTCACCGCGGCGACTGGTCTGCTGTTGCTCGTGATGCGCGATAGCACGGCGATGAGCCTGCTGCTCGCCGTTCACCTCGGCATCGTGATGGGGCTGTTCCTGACGCTGCCGTACGGCAAATTCGCTCACGGGATTTTCCGTTCGGCCGCGCTGCTGAAGTACTCGATCGAGAAGCGCCAGCCGAGCAATCTTCAACTGAAGTCGGACTGA
- the tcuA gene encoding FAD-dependent tricarballylate dehydrogenase TcuA, which translates to MIDVLVIGGGNAALCAALTAREAGASVLLLEAAPREWRGGNSQHTRNLRCMHDAPQDVLVDAYPEEEFWQDLLKVTGGITNEHLARLVIRHSSSCRDWMRKHGVNFQPPLSGTLHLSRTNAFFMGGGKALVNAYYRSAEALGVQIRYESPVDSLELGDGGRFIAAYCNGERIEARSCVLACGGFESNREWLREAWGQNERGEWPGEKILIRGTRFNNGTLLKFMMEHGADIIGDPSQGHCVAIDARAPLYDGGICTRIDCVSLGIVVNREAKRFYDEGEDFWPKRYAIWGRLTAMQPGQIAYSIIDAKAIGRFMPPVFPGIEADTLPELARKIGVDEAQFMQTVGDYNAACRVGQFDHTVLDDCHTEALEPAKTHWARPLDTAPFYAYAVRPGITFTYLGLKVDDTAAVRFNDQPSDNLFVAGEMMAGNVLGKGYTAGVGMSIGTAFGRIAGAQAARAARPGQRAQNTPDTPDTQNNKEAHHAAA; encoded by the coding sequence ATGATCGACGTTCTCGTAATCGGCGGCGGCAATGCCGCCCTCTGCGCGGCCCTGACCGCCCGCGAGGCAGGCGCAAGCGTGCTGCTGCTCGAAGCGGCGCCGCGCGAATGGCGCGGCGGCAACTCGCAACACACCCGTAACCTGCGCTGCATGCACGACGCGCCGCAAGACGTGCTGGTCGACGCGTACCCCGAAGAGGAATTCTGGCAAGACCTGCTGAAGGTGACGGGCGGCATCACGAACGAGCATCTGGCGCGGCTCGTGATTCGTCATTCGTCGTCGTGCCGCGACTGGATGCGTAAGCACGGCGTCAATTTCCAGCCGCCGCTGTCGGGCACGCTGCATCTGTCGCGCACCAACGCGTTTTTCATGGGCGGCGGCAAGGCACTCGTGAACGCGTATTACCGCAGCGCCGAAGCGCTCGGCGTGCAGATCCGCTATGAGAGCCCGGTCGATTCGCTGGAACTCGGCGACGGTGGCCGCTTCATCGCTGCTTATTGCAATGGCGAGCGGATCGAAGCACGCAGCTGCGTGCTGGCCTGCGGCGGTTTCGAATCGAATCGCGAATGGCTGCGCGAAGCGTGGGGGCAAAACGAACGCGGCGAATGGCCGGGCGAGAAAATCCTGATCCGCGGCACGCGCTTTAACAACGGCACGTTGCTGAAGTTCATGATGGAGCACGGCGCGGACATCATCGGCGATCCGTCGCAAGGGCATTGCGTGGCGATCGATGCGCGCGCGCCGCTCTACGATGGCGGCATCTGCACGCGCATCGACTGCGTGTCGCTCGGCATTGTCGTCAATCGGGAAGCGAAGCGCTTCTACGACGAAGGCGAGGACTTCTGGCCGAAGCGCTACGCGATCTGGGGCCGCCTCACCGCGATGCAGCCCGGTCAGATCGCCTATTCGATCATCGACGCGAAGGCGATCGGCCGCTTCATGCCGCCGGTGTTTCCCGGCATCGAGGCCGATACGCTGCCCGAACTCGCGCGCAAGATCGGCGTCGACGAAGCGCAGTTCATGCAAACCGTCGGCGACTACAACGCCGCCTGCCGCGTCGGCCAGTTCGACCATACCGTGCTCGACGACTGCCACACGGAGGCGTTGGAGCCCGCGAAAACACACTGGGCCCGCCCGCTCGATACCGCGCCGTTCTACGCGTATGCGGTGCGTCCCGGCATCACCTTCACCTACCTCGGCCTGAAAGTCGACGATACCGCGGCGGTGCGCTTCAACGACCAGCCGAGCGACAACCTGTTCGTGGCCGGCGAGATGATGGCCGGCAACGTGCTCGGCAAGGGCTATACGGCCGGTGTGGGCATGTCGATCGGTACCGCGTTCGGACGCATCGCCGGCGCTCAGGCGGCACGCGCCGCGCGGCCGGGTCAGCGCGCACAGAACACACCCGACACCCCCGATACCCAGAACAACAAGGAAGCCCACCATGCAGCCGCTTGA
- a CDS encoding LysR family transcriptional regulator encodes MELRQLRYFIKVVEHGGLGRAAADLGMVTSALSQQISRLESELATRLLTRTATGVIPTDAGIAFLRQAQLAVRHADNAIHSAHEARLSGHVSVGLAPTTASVLALPLLHAMRERYPGVRVHLVETLSGHLGNMLNARQLDLAVMFRADTARRWSVLPLLDERLFLIAKPGFAGMPPDKEIRLRDLAGVPLVLPSNSHGLRALLDAAFARTHAAPEIVAEVDGLTVLMDLVQDGFGATIQPGAATARLGSEAFDVRLIRDGFLHRPNLLVSLSDDELSPAALATRVLLAQVAAAQVRDGRWPGATLHES; translated from the coding sequence ATGGAATTGCGGCAGCTGCGTTATTTCATCAAGGTCGTCGAGCACGGCGGACTCGGCCGCGCGGCGGCGGACCTCGGCATGGTGACGTCGGCGCTCAGCCAGCAGATCAGCCGCCTCGAAAGCGAACTGGCGACCCGGCTGCTGACGCGCACCGCCACCGGCGTGATTCCGACCGATGCCGGCATCGCGTTCCTGCGCCAGGCGCAGCTCGCGGTGCGTCATGCAGACAATGCGATCCACAGCGCGCACGAAGCCCGGCTGAGCGGCCACGTCAGCGTCGGACTCGCGCCGACCACCGCGTCGGTGCTGGCGCTGCCGCTGCTGCACGCGATGCGCGAGCGCTACCCGGGCGTGCGGGTTCATCTGGTGGAGACGCTATCGGGCCATCTCGGCAACATGCTGAACGCGCGCCAGCTCGATCTGGCCGTGATGTTTCGCGCCGACACCGCGCGCCGCTGGAGCGTGCTGCCGCTGCTCGACGAGCGGCTGTTTCTGATTGCCAAGCCCGGCTTCGCGGGCATGCCGCCGGACAAGGAGATCCGTCTGCGCGATCTCGCCGGCGTGCCGCTGGTGCTGCCGAGCAATAGCCACGGCCTGCGCGCGCTGCTCGATGCCGCGTTCGCGCGCACCCACGCGGCGCCGGAAATCGTCGCCGAAGTGGATGGCCTGACCGTGCTGATGGACCTCGTGCAAGACGGCTTCGGCGCGACCATTCAGCCGGGCGCCGCCACTGCGCGCCTCGGCAGCGAAGCGTTCGACGTGCGGCTGATCCGCGACGGCTTCCTGCATCGGCCGAATCTGCTGGTGAGCCTCTCCGACGACGAACTATCGCCCGCCGCGCTCGCGACCCGCGTGCTGCTCGCGCAGGTCGCCGCCGCGCAGGTCAGGGACGGCCGCTGGCCCGGAGCGACCCTTCACGAATCGTGA
- a CDS encoding thiamine pyrophosphate-binding protein, with translation MSVQTPDRTWAEIVVQALKANEVRLVTYVPDNVLRPLIDAVHADPYFTVVCPAREEEAVGITVGAYMAGMRGITLMQTSGFATLPNALASLVRPYQLPLVMLISERGTLGDFQLGQAVVCRTMRPVLTSLGIEHFAIERLDDVEFVVDRMIKQAFSTLEPAAIILSPLLTKKSNTSH, from the coding sequence ATGTCTGTCCAAACACCCGACCGGACCTGGGCCGAAATCGTCGTCCAGGCATTGAAAGCCAATGAAGTGCGTCTCGTCACCTACGTACCCGACAACGTGCTCAGGCCGTTGATCGACGCTGTGCATGCCGATCCGTATTTCACGGTGGTCTGCCCAGCGCGCGAGGAGGAAGCCGTCGGCATCACCGTCGGCGCTTATATGGCCGGCATGCGCGGCATCACGCTGATGCAGACCAGCGGCTTCGCGACGCTGCCCAATGCGCTCGCGTCGCTGGTGCGTCCTTATCAGCTGCCGCTCGTGATGCTGATTTCCGAGCGCGGCACACTCGGCGACTTCCAGCTCGGCCAGGCGGTCGTGTGCCGCACGATGCGCCCGGTGCTCACGTCGCTCGGCATCGAGCACTTCGCGATCGAACGGCTCGACGACGTCGAGTTCGTGGTCGACCGCATGATCAAGCAGGCGTTCTCCACGCTGGAGCCGGCCGCGATCATCCTTTCCCCGCTGCTCACGAAAAAGAGCAACACGTCCCACTGA
- a CDS encoding thiamine pyrophosphate-dependent enzyme produces MTSTENHMVARSDARVMNRSELTRRLVARLKANEAVIGGIGNTNFDLWASGQRPENFYMLGSMGLAIPIALGVAIAQPERRVVALEGDGSLLMQLGTLGTVATRAPKNLLMVVWDNGIYQITGSQKTLTSSTVDLVAIARGAGIRQSAWAADEAHFDALVESGLASQEPTFIAVHTDGAKPAGVTERDPAKIRQRFMAGIAA; encoded by the coding sequence ATGACCTCAACCGAAAACCACATGGTGGCGCGTAGCGACGCCCGCGTGATGAACCGCTCGGAGCTGACGCGCAGGCTCGTCGCCCGTCTGAAAGCGAACGAGGCCGTGATCGGCGGCATCGGCAACACCAACTTCGATTTGTGGGCCAGCGGCCAGCGGCCCGAGAACTTCTACATGCTCGGCAGCATGGGGCTCGCGATTCCGATCGCGCTGGGCGTCGCGATCGCGCAGCCCGAACGCCGCGTCGTCGCACTCGAAGGCGACGGCTCGTTGCTGATGCAACTGGGCACGCTCGGCACGGTTGCGACGCGCGCGCCGAAGAATCTGCTGATGGTGGTGTGGGACAACGGCATCTATCAGATCACCGGCTCGCAGAAGACGCTGACCTCCAGCACCGTGGATCTGGTGGCGATCGCGCGCGGCGCGGGTATTCGCCAGAGCGCGTGGGCCGCCGACGAAGCGCACTTCGACGCGCTGGTCGAAAGCGGGCTGGCGTCGCAGGAACCCACCTTCATCGCGGTCCACACGGACGGCGCGAAACCCGCCGGCGTGACCGAGCGCGATCCCGCGAAGATTCGCCAGCGCTTCATGGCGGGCATCGCTGCTTGA
- a CDS encoding aldehyde dehydrogenase family protein, which produces MSQLLIGGKWVDGESSQPLTDKYHGREYGRMAVASPEQVNRAVDGALAGLRESTLSPYERYRILLEAARVIDSRRALLIELMRDEAGFTRADGENEVSRCVQTLELSAEEGKHLAGELVPMQAAAGVKNRLGFTIRVPRGVVCAITPFNSPLNTLAHKVGPAIAGGNSVVIKPSNVTPLSAVELCKALIDAGLPANLLALVHGSGSAIGRQLLADPRIAFYAFTGSTQVGREIQQAAGLRGMQLELGSIASTIVCADADIDMAIPKIINAGFRKAGQVCTSVQRLFVARSIVDTFIPKFVAAVKATPCGDPADPKTVIGPMISQHHAERAESWVRDAVQSGARILTGGRREGALFEPTVLHGVRDSMKVVCEEIFAPVVSIIEFDRIEEAVAGANASDFGLAAGLFTRDLQTALRTAQQLAFGGVHINEASSARIDAMPFGGVKDSGFGREGPAWAIREMTEERLITVAY; this is translated from the coding sequence ATGTCACAACTGCTGATTGGCGGCAAGTGGGTCGACGGCGAGTCGTCCCAGCCGCTCACCGACAAGTATCACGGCAGGGAATATGGGCGCATGGCGGTCGCGTCGCCCGAGCAGGTGAACCGCGCGGTGGATGGCGCGCTGGCCGGCTTGCGCGAGTCAACGCTGTCGCCGTACGAGCGCTACCGGATTCTGCTGGAAGCAGCGCGCGTGATCGATAGCCGCCGCGCGCTGCTGATCGAACTGATGCGCGACGAAGCAGGCTTTACGCGCGCCGACGGCGAAAACGAAGTAAGCCGCTGTGTGCAGACGCTCGAACTGTCCGCTGAAGAGGGCAAGCATCTGGCCGGCGAACTGGTGCCGATGCAGGCCGCCGCTGGTGTGAAGAATCGCCTCGGCTTCACGATTCGCGTGCCGCGCGGCGTGGTGTGCGCGATCACACCGTTCAACTCGCCGTTGAACACGCTCGCGCACAAGGTCGGCCCGGCGATCGCGGGCGGTAACTCGGTGGTGATCAAGCCGTCGAACGTGACGCCGCTGTCCGCGGTGGAGTTATGCAAGGCGCTGATCGACGCGGGCTTGCCCGCGAATCTGCTGGCCCTCGTGCATGGCTCGGGCAGCGCGATCGGCCGGCAGTTGCTCGCCGATCCGCGCATCGCGTTCTATGCGTTCACCGGCAGCACCCAGGTGGGACGCGAGATCCAGCAGGCGGCCGGCTTGCGCGGCATGCAGCTCGAACTGGGCAGCATCGCCAGCACGATCGTGTGCGCGGATGCCGACATCGACATGGCGATCCCGAAGATCATCAACGCCGGTTTCCGCAAGGCGGGCCAGGTGTGCACGTCGGTGCAGCGTCTGTTCGTCGCGCGCTCGATCGTCGATACGTTCATCCCGAAGTTCGTCGCCGCCGTGAAGGCGACGCCGTGCGGCGACCCGGCCGATCCGAAAACGGTGATCGGCCCGATGATTTCGCAGCACCACGCAGAGCGTGCCGAGTCATGGGTACGCGACGCGGTGCAAAGCGGCGCGCGAATCCTGACCGGCGGCCGGCGTGAAGGCGCGCTGTTCGAACCGACGGTACTGCATGGCGTGCGCGACAGCATGAAGGTCGTGTGCGAGGAAATCTTCGCGCCGGTCGTGTCGATCATCGAGTTCGACCGGATCGAGGAAGCGGTCGCGGGCGCCAATGCGAGCGATTTCGGCCTCGCCGCGGGGCTCTTCACGCGTGACCTGCAAACGGCGCTGCGCACGGCCCAGCAGCTCGCGTTCGGCGGCGTGCATATCAACGAGGCATCGAGCGCGCGTATCGATGCGATGCCCTTCGGCGGCGTGAAGGACAGCGGCTTCGGCCGCGAAGGTCCGGCCTGGGCGATTCGCGAAATGACCGAGGAGCGTCTGATCACCGTCGCTTATTGA